Proteins from one Arthrobacter sp. Soc17.1.1.1 genomic window:
- a CDS encoding winged helix-turn-helix domain-containing protein, protein MPNLTTAQARRILLAAQGLHRPRIAAPSSRRAVNTAAQRLQVLQVDSVNVLVRSHYLPLFSRLGSYAPADLDALYSRGPRRLVEYWAHEASLIPPELFPHLRVWQRRTWMGATSVPAEVRGPLEAGIGEILASGGPLTAAEIQRRVGGEAARPDEGWGWRWTAAKRVLEDLFARGEIGSAGRTPQFERLYAPIAAVLPDAALAAEEPDRTDALTVLAGRAAGALGVAPARSVADYFRTPVRETRAALDGLVSAGALQAVTVDGGAEPWYLDPAVTLPRQARGRALLSPFDSLVFDRSRLQRLFGVHYRIEIYTPAERRVHGYYVLPFLLRDSIVARVDLKADRATGRLLVQACHAEPGAPADTAAELADELRLLAQWLGLADVVVSDRGNLAPAVAVQVGRLL, encoded by the coding sequence ATGCCGAACCTCACCACCGCGCAGGCCAGGCGCATCCTCCTCGCCGCCCAGGGCCTCCACCGGCCGCGCATCGCCGCTCCGTCGTCGCGCCGGGCCGTCAATACGGCCGCGCAGCGCCTGCAGGTGCTCCAGGTGGATTCCGTCAACGTGCTCGTACGCTCCCACTACCTGCCCCTGTTCTCGCGCCTCGGCTCCTACGCGCCGGCCGACCTCGACGCCCTGTACTCCCGGGGTCCGCGCAGGCTCGTCGAGTACTGGGCCCACGAGGCGAGCCTCATCCCGCCCGAGCTGTTCCCGCACCTGCGGGTCTGGCAACGACGGACCTGGATGGGCGCCACCAGCGTCCCCGCGGAGGTCCGTGGCCCGCTCGAGGCGGGCATCGGCGAGATCCTCGCCTCCGGCGGGCCGCTGACCGCCGCCGAGATCCAGCGACGCGTCGGCGGGGAGGCAGCGAGGCCCGACGAAGGCTGGGGGTGGCGGTGGACCGCGGCCAAGCGGGTCCTGGAGGACCTCTTCGCACGTGGCGAGATCGGGTCGGCAGGCCGCACGCCCCAGTTCGAACGTCTGTACGCCCCCATCGCCGCGGTGCTGCCCGACGCCGCGCTCGCGGCCGAGGAGCCGGACCGGACCGACGCCCTCACGGTCCTCGCCGGCCGCGCCGCGGGTGCTCTCGGCGTCGCGCCCGCCCGGTCCGTCGCCGACTACTTCCGTACGCCCGTGCGCGAGACACGCGCCGCCCTCGACGGACTCGTGAGCGCCGGCGCACTGCAGGCGGTGACCGTCGACGGAGGCGCGGAGCCGTGGTACCTCGATCCGGCCGTGACCCTTCCCCGGCAGGCCAGGGGCAGGGCCCTGTTGAGCCCGTTCGACTCCCTCGTCTTCGACCGCAGCCGGCTGCAGAGGCTCTTCGGCGTGCACTACCGCATCGAGATCTACACCCCGGCCGAGCGGCGGGTCCACGGCTACTACGTGTTGCCCTTCCTCCTGCGGGACTCCATCGTGGCCCGTGTGGACCTCAAGGCCGACCGTGCCACCGGCCGCCTGCTGGTGCAGGCCTGCCACGCCGAGCCGGGCGCCCCCGCGGACACCGCGGCCGAGCTCGCCGACGAGCTGCGCCTCCTCGCGCAGTGGCTGGGCCTGGCCGACGTCGTCGTCTCCGACCGTGGGAACCTCGCGCCCGCAGTCGCCGTGCAGGTCGGCAGGCTACTCTGA
- the hpf gene encoding ribosome hibernation-promoting factor, HPF/YfiA family, producing MEFVINGRNLAVSDRFREYATERIDKIEQLGDKVQRVDAKITKEPSARMADTSLTVELTVLCRGPVVRAEASAADKFAAFDLAYAKLLERLRRARDRRKVHHGRHTPVAVRVATADLEPADPTQPIYLETPTIEPTATEPVPQPEDTDAYSSPDDVPAGDSPVLIRRKVFSGIPMTLDDAVDNMELVGHDFYLFVDSATGAPSVVYRRQGWTYGVITLDSKCAEGTEEPQEELLAYRAKETASA from the coding sequence ATGGAATTTGTCATCAATGGTCGAAACCTGGCGGTATCCGACCGTTTCCGTGAGTACGCGACGGAGAGGATCGACAAGATAGAGCAGCTCGGCGACAAGGTGCAGCGCGTGGACGCGAAGATCACCAAGGAGCCCAGCGCGCGCATGGCAGACACCTCCCTCACGGTCGAGCTCACGGTCCTCTGCAGGGGCCCAGTCGTCCGGGCGGAGGCCTCCGCGGCCGACAAGTTCGCAGCGTTCGACCTCGCCTACGCGAAACTCCTCGAGCGCCTGCGCCGCGCCCGGGACCGACGGAAGGTCCACCACGGCCGGCACACACCGGTGGCCGTGAGGGTCGCCACGGCGGACCTCGAACCCGCCGATCCCACCCAGCCCATCTACCTCGAGACACCGACCATCGAGCCGACGGCCACCGAGCCCGTCCCGCAGCCGGAGGACACCGACGCGTACTCCTCGCCGGACGACGTGCCCGCGGGCGATTCTCCCGTGCTGATCCGCCGCAAGGTCTTCTCCGGCATCCCGATGACCCTGGACGACGCCGTCGACAACATGGAGCTCGTCGGCCACGACTTCTACCTCTTCGTCGACTCCGCGACCGGAGCGCCCTCGGTGGTGTACCGGCGGCAGGGCTGGACCTACGGCGTCATCACGCTGGATTCGAAGTGCGCCGAAGGAACCGAGGAGCCCCAGGAGGAACTCCTCGCCTACCGGGCCAAGGAAACCGCCTCCGCCTAG
- a CDS encoding ComF family protein, giving the protein MRAPLPDPSPAPAVGASVARVLDRIVFCRAYQRTARALSAFAALVLPSSCAVCGTWDTSLCTRCLGEFRRATMRPFRAEEGAESLPDVGLPGRLPAIPGLVPGLIPGLVPPAREEAVRGRHPPGPSASAFGPLPVLAAGRYGRTVSVVLLAFKNHGHVDLAAPVAAALGGVLHAAVGTRASPVAPASPVSAASPASPPRPVLLVPVPTRASSRRRRGYDPLMLLLSRLDRAGGLPAGTVLAPAIRQIPPVRRLLTALQRGGVPSLVGSASVAWAGLRGGQKGLGRRRRRAGVQDSMSVTGRPRHVLADRDCLIVDDVLTTGATIGEAHRVLTAAGARVLGAVVMAATSSPSARDPEPGSSAHQMPGGPPELPERRWVNKGGT; this is encoded by the coding sequence ATGCGCGCTCCCCTCCCGGATCCTTCCCCCGCTCCTGCCGTCGGCGCCTCCGTCGCCCGCGTCCTCGACCGGATCGTCTTCTGCCGTGCTTATCAGCGCACGGCCCGCGCCCTCTCCGCCTTCGCCGCCCTCGTCCTGCCGTCGTCGTGCGCGGTGTGCGGTACATGGGACACCTCGCTGTGCACCCGGTGCCTCGGTGAGTTCCGCCGGGCCACCATGCGGCCCTTCCGCGCCGAGGAGGGCGCCGAATCCCTGCCCGACGTCGGACTGCCCGGCCGACTGCCCGCCATCCCCGGCCTCGTGCCGGGCCTCATCCCGGGCCTCGTTCCGCCGGCACGGGAGGAGGCGGTGCGCGGCCGGCACCCGCCGGGCCCGTCCGCATCCGCCTTCGGTCCGTTGCCCGTCCTCGCCGCTGGCCGGTACGGCCGCACCGTCTCGGTGGTCCTGCTGGCGTTCAAGAACCACGGGCATGTCGACCTCGCGGCGCCCGTCGCAGCAGCCCTGGGCGGGGTGCTGCACGCCGCCGTCGGCACCCGGGCGTCCCCGGTGGCCCCGGCATCCCCGGTGTCCGCAGCGTCCCCGGCGTCCCCGCCCCGTCCCGTGCTGCTGGTGCCCGTGCCCACGCGGGCCTCGTCGCGCCGTCGGCGCGGCTATGACCCCCTGATGCTGCTCCTGTCCCGCCTCGACCGGGCGGGAGGGCTGCCCGCGGGAACGGTCCTCGCCCCGGCCATCCGGCAGATCCCGCCGGTACGGCGGTTGCTGACCGCCCTGCAGCGGGGCGGGGTGCCCTCGCTCGTCGGCTCCGCATCGGTGGCGTGGGCCGGTCTGCGCGGGGGCCAGAAGGGCCTCGGCCGACGTCGACGGCGAGCCGGCGTCCAGGACTCCATGAGCGTGACCGGACGTCCCCGCCACGTGCTGGCCGACAGGGACTGCCTCATCGTGGACGACGTCCTGACGACCGGCGCGACGATCGGCGAGGCGCACCGCGTCCTGACGGCCGCCGGCGCGCGGGTGCTCGGAGCGGTCGTCATGGCGGCGACATCGTCGCCCTCGGCACGCGACCCCGAGCCCGGGAGCAGTGCCCATCAGATGCCCGGCGGGCCACCGGAACTTCCTGAGCGTCGATGGGTGAATAAAGGAGGGACGTGA
- a CDS encoding LpqB family beta-propeller domain-containing protein: MRRSRTTSRARTADRSAARTPRAVLAALLVACLVVLTACSAIPTRGPVGVIPAAEAEVDAVAPAFDPEGPAPGATPERILRDFITAGTGAGDGYSVARQFLSTELAKTWKPEERIVLFRSDPRVEKRETEGVYQIQLETTGTVDSRGLRTNSAVPASETLGVRMVQVAGEWRIDEIPDGIMLAQSSARDLLISHNLYFYSSNFRYWVPDARWFVRRTGVTARIVSAMLAGPAPYLQGSVTSAFPEGVTLARDSVPITSGTASVEFSSEVLEDATSLGLQQMNQQLQENLLGLNDVTTVEMISGQPIELGEDAPELVVPELAPDVGGEQVAVAGGEVVRVRNGATVPIDGMPSVAALQPRTPAASVSGSAYAFMNGDRTTLFVTAPGSEAREVVKGTALTRPSFDPENWVWTSRSEGGRSSVLAVPPGGTEANATVLAAGWLGDRRVDELRVSRDGSRALIVADRGGTSELLVAGITRSPDGTPQTLTTPLTLPLPGDIDTAAWAGQSTIVASSLGADTEAAPVILQLDGEQETMAALVGVRAISAGSDAEDTLYAQAGDTLYRRIGNSWVDEQLDVSDPAFPG, translated from the coding sequence GTGCGACGCAGTAGGACGACAAGCCGCGCCCGGACCGCCGACCGGTCGGCCGCAAGGACGCCACGGGCGGTCCTCGCTGCGCTGCTGGTGGCATGCCTCGTGGTCCTCACCGCCTGTTCGGCGATCCCCACGCGGGGACCGGTCGGGGTGATCCCGGCCGCGGAGGCTGAGGTCGACGCGGTGGCGCCCGCCTTCGACCCCGAGGGACCGGCGCCGGGCGCGACCCCCGAGCGGATCCTGCGGGACTTCATCACGGCCGGGACGGGTGCCGGCGACGGGTACAGCGTGGCACGCCAGTTCCTGAGCACCGAACTGGCGAAGACCTGGAAGCCGGAAGAACGGATCGTCCTGTTCAGGTCCGACCCGCGCGTGGAGAAGCGGGAGACCGAGGGGGTCTACCAGATCCAGCTGGAGACGACCGGGACCGTCGACTCCAGGGGCCTGCGGACCAACAGTGCGGTTCCCGCGTCCGAGACGCTCGGAGTCCGCATGGTGCAGGTGGCGGGGGAATGGCGGATCGACGAGATCCCCGACGGCATCATGCTCGCCCAGAGCAGTGCCCGGGACCTCCTGATCTCGCACAACCTCTACTTCTACAGCAGCAACTTCCGCTACTGGGTGCCCGATGCGCGGTGGTTCGTGCGCAGGACCGGGGTGACGGCCAGGATCGTCAGCGCCATGCTCGCCGGTCCGGCGCCCTACCTGCAGGGTTCCGTCACCAGTGCCTTCCCGGAGGGGGTGACGCTGGCCCGTGACTCGGTGCCCATCACCTCCGGTACGGCGTCCGTCGAGTTCTCCTCCGAGGTCCTCGAGGACGCCACGAGCCTCGGCCTGCAGCAGATGAACCAGCAGCTCCAAGAGAACCTGCTCGGGCTGAACGACGTCACCACCGTGGAGATGATCAGCGGTCAGCCGATCGAACTCGGTGAGGACGCACCCGAGCTCGTGGTGCCCGAGCTGGCCCCCGACGTCGGGGGAGAGCAGGTGGCCGTCGCGGGCGGGGAGGTGGTGCGGGTGCGCAACGGGGCCACCGTCCCGATCGACGGCATGCCGAGCGTGGCCGCCCTGCAGCCACGCACCCCGGCCGCCTCGGTGTCGGGGAGCGCCTATGCCTTCATGAACGGGGACAGGACCACCCTCTTCGTCACCGCGCCGGGCAGCGAGGCCCGTGAGGTGGTGAAGGGCACCGCCCTGACCCGGCCGTCCTTCGACCCGGAGAACTGGGTCTGGACCAGCAGGTCCGAAGGAGGGCGCAGCTCCGTCCTCGCCGTCCCGCCGGGCGGGACGGAGGCGAACGCGACCGTCCTCGCGGCGGGCTGGCTCGGCGACCGGAGGGTCGACGAACTGCGGGTCTCGCGCGACGGATCGCGGGCCCTGATCGTCGCGGACCGCGGCGGGACGAGCGAACTGCTGGTCGCCGGCATCACCCGATCCCCCGACGGCACGCCGCAGACGCTCACCACGCCGCTGACGCTGCCCCTGCCCGGCGACATCGACACGGCCGCCTGGGCCGGTCAGAGCACCATCGTGGCGTCGTCCCTCGGAGCCGACACGGAGGCCGCGCCCGTCATCTTGCAGCTCGACGGCGAACAGGAGACCATGGCGGCCCTCGTCGGCGTCCGCGCCATCAGCGCAGGATCCGACGCGGAGGACACCCTCTACGCGCAGGCCGGCGACACGCTGTACCGGCGGATCGGCAACAGCTGGGTGGACGAGCAGCTCGATGTCAGCGACCCGGCCTTCCCCGGCTAG